A part of Nocardioides sp. WS12 genomic DNA contains:
- a CDS encoding acyl-CoA dehydrogenase family protein: MAINLEVPRKHRALIDQAHQVAMNMLRPISRKYDLAEHEYPKELDVLAAMIDGLSESGASEGAGATGVRRDDIADDKTVKNGANMASVTSIAEMCWGDVGLMLSFPRQGLGNSAIASVADDEQLKRFEGKWASMAITEPSFGSDSAQVSTTAVLDGDEYVINGEKIFVTSGERSDCVVVWATLDKSLGRAAIKSFVVEKGTPGLKVERLEEKLGIRASDTAVITFTDCRVPKANLMGSPEVNVEQGFAGAMATFDNTRPLVAAMAVGTARASLDLTRDLLKQAGVEIDYDRPAYLQHAAAAKFLQLEADLEGARLLTLQAAWMADNRKPNSLEASMAKAKAGRVGSDVTLSCVELCASIGYSETELLEKWARDSKILDIFEGTQQIQQLIVARRVLNLSSSELK, encoded by the coding sequence ATGGCCATCAACCTGGAAGTTCCCCGGAAGCACCGGGCGCTCATCGATCAGGCCCACCAGGTCGCGATGAACATGCTGCGGCCGATCTCCCGCAAGTACGACCTCGCCGAGCACGAGTACCCCAAGGAACTCGATGTCCTCGCCGCAATGATCGACGGCCTGTCGGAGTCCGGTGCCAGCGAAGGTGCCGGCGCGACCGGTGTCCGTCGCGACGACATCGCCGACGACAAGACCGTGAAGAACGGCGCCAACATGGCGTCGGTGACCTCGATCGCCGAGATGTGCTGGGGCGACGTCGGCCTCATGCTGTCGTTCCCGCGCCAGGGCCTCGGCAACTCCGCCATCGCCTCGGTCGCGGACGACGAGCAGCTCAAGCGGTTCGAAGGCAAGTGGGCCTCGATGGCCATCACCGAGCCGTCCTTCGGGTCCGACTCGGCGCAGGTCTCGACGACCGCGGTCCTCGACGGCGACGAATACGTCATCAACGGCGAGAAGATCTTCGTCACCTCCGGCGAGCGCTCCGACTGCGTCGTCGTGTGGGCCACCCTCGACAAGTCGCTCGGTCGCGCCGCGATCAAGTCCTTCGTCGTCGAGAAGGGCACGCCCGGCCTGAAGGTCGAGCGGCTCGAGGAGAAGCTCGGCATCCGTGCCTCCGACACCGCGGTGATCACCTTCACCGACTGCCGTGTGCCGAAGGCGAACCTGATGGGTTCCCCCGAGGTCAACGTCGAACAGGGCTTCGCCGGCGCCATGGCGACCTTCGACAACACCCGTCCGCTGGTGGCCGCGATGGCCGTCGGCACGGCGCGTGCGTCGCTCGACCTGACGCGTGACCTGCTCAAGCAGGCCGGCGTCGAGATCGACTACGACCGTCCGGCGTACCTCCAGCACGCTGCCGCTGCGAAGTTCCTGCAGCTCGAGGCAGACCTCGAGGGTGCGCGCCTGCTCACCCTCCAGGCCGCGTGGATGGCGGACAACCGCAAGCCGAACTCGCTCGAGGCCTCCATGGCCAAGGCGAAGGCCGGCCGCGTCGGTTCGGACGTGACGCTGTCCTGTGTCGAGCTGTGCGCCTCCATCGGCTACAGCGAGACCGAGCTGCTCGAGAAGTGGGCCCGCGACTCGAAGATCCTCGACATTTTCGAGGGCACCCAGCAGATCCAGCAGCTGATCGTGGCTCGCCGGGTGCTGAACCTCTCGAGCTCCGAGCTCAAGTGA
- a CDS encoding carboxymuconolactone decarboxylase family protein, whose amino-acid sequence MERASDVFIDIPEGKDPILYVWGELVPGIGPAASAFAMSIYEHSTLGLREFEAARLRIAQINGCLFCQDWRTERDGAKVEDTFDDAVGEWRTTRDFDDRTRIAAEYAERFALDHHGLDEGFWQRMRVHYSDREIAELSMCLGSWIGFGRLNRVLGLDAACVLPSHAGQA is encoded by the coding sequence GTGGAAAGGGCAAGTGACGTGTTCATCGACATCCCCGAGGGCAAGGACCCGATCCTCTACGTGTGGGGCGAGCTGGTGCCCGGCATCGGCCCGGCCGCATCGGCCTTCGCCATGAGCATCTACGAACACAGCACGCTCGGCCTGCGTGAGTTCGAGGCCGCGCGCCTGCGCATCGCGCAGATCAACGGCTGCCTGTTCTGCCAGGACTGGCGCACCGAACGCGACGGCGCCAAGGTCGAGGACACCTTCGACGACGCGGTCGGCGAGTGGCGCACGACGCGCGACTTCGACGACCGGACCCGGATCGCCGCGGAGTACGCCGAGCGGTTCGCGCTCGATCACCACGGACTCGACGAGGGCTTCTGGCAGCGGATGCGGGTGCACTACAGCGACCGTGAGATCGCGGAGCTCTCGATGTGCCTGGGTTCGTGGATCGGCTTCGGCCGGCTCAACCGGGTCCTGGGGCTCGACGCTGCCTGCGTCCTGCCCAGCCACGCCGGCCAGGCGTGA
- a CDS encoding LysR family transcriptional regulator substrate-binding protein has protein sequence MQQLRVAFVSGVTPDKWARAWRERNPKIRLELQPIEQDQQRVVLDDGTADMVIARLPVDLESPTPLHCVKLYDEVPVVVAGLDHFVAAADQDSTIPMEDLAEEQLVLPHPSGWTPSVDQLAFPPMSVKDAIEVAASGTGIVIVPMSVARLHHRKDVVQRPVELEPTSVALLWLRSADSDVHQDFVGVSRGRRPSSSR, from the coding sequence ATGCAGCAGTTGCGTGTCGCCTTCGTCTCCGGCGTGACCCCCGACAAGTGGGCCCGCGCCTGGCGCGAGCGCAACCCGAAGATCCGGCTCGAGTTGCAGCCGATCGAGCAGGACCAGCAGCGCGTCGTACTCGATGACGGCACGGCCGACATGGTCATCGCGCGGCTGCCCGTCGACCTTGAGTCCCCCACGCCCCTCCACTGTGTGAAGTTGTACGACGAAGTGCCGGTCGTGGTCGCAGGACTGGACCACTTCGTGGCGGCTGCCGACCAGGACTCCACGATCCCGATGGAGGATCTGGCCGAGGAGCAACTGGTCCTGCCGCACCCGTCCGGCTGGACGCCGAGCGTCGACCAGCTCGCGTTCCCACCGATGTCGGTGAAGGACGCGATCGAGGTCGCTGCTTCAGGCACGGGAATCGTGATCGTGCCGATGTCGGTGGCGCGACTCCACCACCGCAAGGACGTGGTCCAGCGGCCGGTCGAACTGGAACCGACGAGCGTGGCCCTGCTGTGGCTGCGTTCGGCCGACAGCGACGTCCATCAGGACTTCGTGGGTGTGTCCCGAGGTCGTCGCCCCAGCAGCAGCCGTTGA
- a CDS encoding nucleosidase — MPRPLIVAATAAEAVHVPAGFELLVTGLGKTAAATSLARHLAGRTDLADVEVVNIGTAGALRDGLLDESGGLFEIGTVFNHDINADAIRALGYDPRERLVVGESPTVLATGDVFVTDPIVRTRLAEQAHLVDMEGYAFAYVAQEFGVPVRLIKHVSDNADESALEWVAMVDRSAQVLGAWVADHL, encoded by the coding sequence GTGCCGCGCCCCCTGATCGTTGCCGCGACCGCGGCCGAAGCTGTCCATGTGCCTGCCGGGTTCGAGCTCCTGGTGACCGGACTCGGCAAGACCGCCGCGGCCACGTCGCTCGCTCGGCACCTGGCCGGCCGAACCGACCTGGCTGACGTCGAGGTCGTGAACATCGGCACCGCCGGTGCGTTGCGCGACGGCCTCCTCGACGAAAGTGGCGGGCTGTTCGAGATCGGAACGGTCTTCAACCACGACATCAACGCCGACGCGATCCGCGCCCTCGGGTACGACCCGCGTGAACGCCTGGTCGTGGGGGAGAGCCCGACGGTACTGGCGACGGGGGACGTGTTCGTGACTGACCCGATCGTTCGGACGCGCCTCGCGGAGCAGGCGCACCTGGTGGACATGGAGGGCTACGCGTTCGCTTACGTGGCGCAGGAGTTCGGCGTCCCTGTCCGGTTGATCAAGCACGTGTCCGACAACGCCGACGAGTCCGCGCTCGAATGGGTGGCGATGGTGGACCGGAGCGCGCAGGTGCTGGGCGCCTGGGTGGCCGACCACCTCTGA
- a CDS encoding alpha/beta hydrolase has product MPVDRQLVPLLSLISAGTPVHAMSPVDARDAYRKLTVDLRPAGTMAEVASVTDDKVAGGDGPLTARVFRPETDGPVPTVVLFHGGGFVFGDLDTHEAMARSICRDTQSVVVAVDYRLAPEAKFPSAPRDAIASVRDIQSRLDEYGGSEVLAVAGDSAGGNLSAVAAQHVPGIAAQLLIYPTTAIVGDFPSREENAKGLFLEADTLLWFLGHFAAAGMDFEDPLAAPLRGDLTGQPPAVVITAEFDPLRDEGIAYAEALVAAGVQVEHHTYPGLIHGFFDMGTWSTHCQQAIDESIAKFATLLRP; this is encoded by the coding sequence ATGCCTGTCGACCGCCAGCTCGTCCCGCTCCTGTCCCTGATCTCGGCGGGGACCCCGGTTCACGCGATGTCTCCTGTCGATGCGCGTGACGCGTACCGCAAGCTCACCGTCGATCTCCGGCCGGCGGGAACGATGGCCGAGGTCGCTTCCGTCACGGACGACAAGGTCGCCGGCGGCGACGGTCCGCTGACCGCACGGGTCTTCCGCCCCGAGACGGACGGGCCGGTTCCGACGGTCGTCCTGTTCCATGGCGGGGGCTTCGTGTTCGGCGACCTCGACACCCACGAGGCGATGGCCCGATCGATCTGCCGCGACACGCAGTCCGTCGTGGTGGCGGTCGACTACCGCCTCGCTCCTGAGGCGAAGTTCCCCAGCGCCCCCAGGGATGCGATCGCGTCCGTGCGCGACATCCAGTCCCGTCTCGACGAGTACGGCGGCAGCGAGGTGCTCGCGGTCGCGGGCGACTCGGCCGGTGGCAACCTCTCAGCGGTCGCCGCGCAACACGTGCCCGGAATTGCTGCTCAGTTGCTGATCTACCCGACCACGGCCATCGTCGGTGACTTCCCGTCGCGTGAGGAGAACGCGAAGGGCCTGTTCCTCGAGGCGGACACGCTGCTGTGGTTCCTGGGTCACTTCGCCGCGGCGGGCATGGACTTCGAGGACCCGTTGGCTGCCCCGCTGCGCGGTGACCTCACAGGTCAGCCGCCGGCCGTCGTGATCACGGCCGAGTTCGACCCCCTTCGCGACGAAGGAATCGCCTACGCCGAGGCGCTGGTGGCGGCCGGCGTCCAGGTCGAGCACCACACGTACCCCGGCCTGATCCACGGGTTCTTCGACATGGGGACGTGGTCGACCCACTGCCAGCAGGCCATCGACGAGTCGATCGCGAAGTTCGCGACGCTGTTGCGCCCCTAG
- a CDS encoding RNA methyltransferase — MADLVEIADAADPRLADYRDLRDVELRKNLEAEHGLFLAEGEKVVRRAIEAGFTARSFLMAPRWLDGLADVLDRSDAPCFVVAEDMAEEVTGFHVHRGALASLERRPLPPVEDVLAGARSVLVLEDIVDHTNVGAILRSGAAFEFDAVLLAPRCADPLYRRSIKVAMGAVFTMPWTRVPDWYDALPALSRAGFTTVAMTLAPDAVPIEEAVQGLDKVALVLGSEGHGLSPRWEESADRRAIIPMAPGIDSLNVAAATAVACYVTARR, encoded by the coding sequence GTGGCTGACCTGGTCGAGATCGCCGACGCCGCCGATCCGCGGCTCGCTGACTACCGCGACCTGCGCGACGTCGAACTGCGCAAGAACCTCGAAGCCGAACACGGACTGTTCCTCGCCGAGGGCGAGAAGGTCGTACGACGCGCGATCGAGGCCGGATTCACCGCGCGGTCCTTCCTGATGGCACCGCGCTGGCTCGACGGACTGGCCGACGTCCTCGATCGGTCCGACGCGCCGTGCTTCGTCGTCGCCGAAGACATGGCGGAGGAGGTGACCGGGTTCCACGTGCACCGTGGCGCCCTGGCCTCGCTCGAACGCCGACCGCTGCCACCGGTCGAGGACGTGCTCGCGGGGGCGCGCTCGGTCCTGGTGCTCGAGGACATCGTTGACCACACCAACGTCGGAGCGATCCTCCGTTCGGGAGCGGCTTTCGAGTTCGACGCGGTGTTGCTGGCTCCACGGTGTGCCGATCCGCTGTATCGCCGCTCGATCAAGGTCGCGATGGGCGCGGTGTTCACGATGCCGTGGACGCGCGTTCCCGATTGGTACGACGCCCTGCCGGCCTTGAGTCGCGCCGGCTTCACCACCGTGGCGATGACTCTCGCGCCGGACGCCGTACCGATTGAGGAAGCGGTGCAGGGACTCGACAAGGTCGCCCTGGTCCTCGGGTCGGAAGGCCACGGTCTGTCCCCGCGGTGGGAGGAATCGGCGGATCGGCGGGCGATCATCCCCATGGCTCCCGGCATCGATTCACTCAACGTCGCGGCCGCCACAGCGGTGGCTTGCTACGTGACTGCTCGACGCTGA
- a CDS encoding dihydrodipicolinate reductase: protein MANENTFYPPVPVVVWGTGNMGRASIRAVAAHPDLVLAAVIVADEAKVGRDAGDLADLGRTLDVAATNDIDAALATLSGGGAVAYAASGELRPDEAAVDIARALSGGAVVVTPSIYALYDHRSAPDELREPLEKACAEGGSALFVSGIDPGWGNDLLPALISGLSSEIEQVRCQEIFDYSTYDAEDSVRYIVGMGQPMDYEPMMVAAGIPSMVWGGQIRMIARALGVEVDELRETVERRALDATVTTALGDFEAGTQGGLRFEVQGIVDGEPLIVIEHVTRITAACAYDWPMPPDGGDGAHRVIIEGRPRIEINVEATDEGGNRAAGGNATAANRLVNSIPWLRSAAPGLYDGLDVPLQPSVYLRGKGK from the coding sequence ATGGCAAACGAGAACACGTTCTACCCGCCCGTCCCGGTCGTGGTCTGGGGCACCGGCAACATGGGACGGGCGTCCATTCGCGCGGTGGCGGCCCATCCTGACCTGGTGCTGGCAGCGGTCATCGTGGCCGACGAGGCCAAGGTCGGCCGCGACGCAGGCGACCTGGCCGACCTCGGCCGGACTCTCGACGTGGCGGCGACGAACGACATCGATGCCGCGCTCGCCACCCTGAGCGGCGGGGGAGCGGTCGCCTACGCGGCCTCCGGTGAACTGCGCCCGGACGAGGCGGCCGTCGACATCGCGCGTGCGCTCAGCGGGGGCGCCGTCGTCGTCACTCCGTCGATCTACGCGCTCTACGACCACCGCAGCGCACCCGACGAGCTCCGCGAGCCGCTGGAGAAGGCCTGCGCCGAAGGCGGCTCCGCACTGTTCGTGAGCGGCATCGACCCGGGCTGGGGCAACGACCTCCTGCCCGCACTCATCAGTGGCCTGTCCTCGGAGATCGAGCAGGTCCGCTGCCAGGAGATCTTCGACTACTCGACGTACGACGCGGAGGACTCGGTCCGCTATATCGTCGGCATGGGCCAGCCGATGGACTACGAGCCGATGATGGTGGCGGCCGGCATCCCGTCGATGGTGTGGGGCGGCCAGATCCGGATGATCGCCCGCGCCCTCGGTGTCGAGGTCGACGAACTTCGCGAGACCGTCGAGCGGCGGGCGCTCGACGCCACCGTGACCACCGCACTCGGCGACTTTGAGGCCGGCACGCAAGGCGGATTGCGCTTCGAGGTGCAGGGCATCGTCGACGGCGAACCGCTGATCGTGATCGAGCACGTCACGCGGATCACCGCGGCGTGCGCCTACGACTGGCCGATGCCGCCCGATGGTGGCGACGGCGCGCACCGCGTGATCATCGAAGGGCGCCCGCGCATCGAGATCAACGTGGAGGCAACCGACGAGGGCGGCAACCGGGCCGCGGGCGGCAATGCCACGGCGGCCAACCGGCTCGTGAACTCCATTCCGTGGCTGCGTTCCGCAGCACCCGGCCTGTACGACGGCCTGGACGTGCCGCTGCAGCCGAGCGTCTACCTCCGTGGAAAGGGCAAGTGA
- a CDS encoding Fe-S cluster assembly protein HesB yields the protein MLTLTENACTIVKQMTEVSAVPDTAGLRITAADTGFTVMASNEPDTGDRIVEQDGATVFLDPKAADQLDAMVLDAGRDDTGAVQFGLVAQA from the coding sequence ATGCTCACCCTGACTGAGAACGCCTGCACGATCGTCAAGCAGATGACCGAAGTGTCCGCAGTGCCGGACACCGCTGGACTCCGCATCACCGCGGCCGACACGGGCTTCACCGTGATGGCCAGCAACGAGCCCGACACCGGGGATCGCATCGTCGAACAGGACGGTGCCACCGTCTTCCTCGACCCGAAGGCCGCCGATCAACTCGATGCGATGGTGCTCGACGCCGGGAGGGACGACACCGGCGCGGTGCAGTTCGGGCTGGTCGCTCAGGCCTGA
- a CDS encoding acyl-CoA dehydrogenase family protein produces the protein MSLISNLKPGGKHGVPSNENRDPIGYLVAGLNRLAQSDLLDKVGLRKQTEQVVFNVTRTGFKAATSASRTFSKAGKKGQPGTRPASAPSTGVFDLTPTEDEQMLVDLVSEFAEEVVRPAASAADAACAAPEELLKSSLEIGLPILGLPEELGGVSEERSAMAGTLVAEALAKGDMGLAVATLAPGSVATALGLWGTDAQQQTYLPAFTGDEVPAAALALNEATVLFDVLSPATTATKSGDGYVLNGTKSLVVRGESAELFIVGASLDGKPVLFLVESSTEGLTVGGDPAMGVRAASMTTLNLENVKVPADAVLGATDGTTYTECVRLSRLAWCALAVGTAQAVLDYVGPYVKGREAFGEPIAHRQSVAFMVANIAIELQAMRLLTYRAASRAAAGKDFSKEVALARRLCSEKGMQIGNDGVQLLGGHGFVKEHPVERWYRDLRAIGIMEGTVLV, from the coding sequence ATGTCCCTGATCAGCAACCTCAAGCCGGGCGGCAAGCACGGGGTTCCGAGCAACGAGAACCGAGACCCCATCGGTTACCTCGTCGCCGGCCTCAACAGGCTCGCCCAGAGCGATCTCCTCGACAAGGTCGGCCTGCGCAAGCAGACCGAGCAGGTCGTCTTCAATGTCACCCGCACCGGGTTCAAGGCCGCGACGAGCGCCAGCCGGACCTTCTCGAAGGCCGGCAAGAAGGGTCAGCCGGGCACCCGGCCGGCCTCTGCTCCGTCGACTGGCGTCTTCGACCTGACGCCCACCGAGGACGAGCAGATGCTCGTCGACCTGGTGTCCGAGTTCGCCGAGGAGGTCGTGCGCCCCGCTGCGTCGGCCGCTGACGCAGCGTGCGCCGCCCCCGAGGAGCTGCTCAAGTCGAGCCTCGAGATCGGCCTGCCGATCCTCGGCCTGCCCGAGGAGTTGGGTGGCGTCTCCGAGGAGCGCTCGGCCATGGCCGGCACCCTCGTCGCCGAGGCCCTCGCCAAGGGCGACATGGGCCTTGCGGTCGCGACCCTCGCGCCCGGCTCGGTCGCCACGGCCCTCGGCCTGTGGGGCACTGACGCCCAGCAGCAGACCTACCTCCCCGCCTTCACCGGCGACGAGGTCCCGGCCGCTGCCCTCGCACTCAACGAGGCGACCGTCCTGTTCGACGTCCTCAGCCCGGCGACCACCGCCACCAAGAGCGGCGACGGCTACGTCCTCAACGGCACCAAGAGCCTCGTGGTCCGCGGTGAGAGCGCCGAGCTCTTCATCGTCGGCGCCTCGCTCGACGGCAAGCCGGTGCTGTTCCTCGTCGAGTCCTCGACCGAGGGCCTCACCGTCGGTGGCGACCCCGCCATGGGTGTGCGCGCTGCGTCGATGACCACGCTGAACCTCGAGAACGTCAAGGTCCCCGCGGACGCCGTCCTCGGCGCCACCGACGGTACGACGTACACCGAGTGTGTGCGCCTCTCGCGCCTCGCCTGGTGTGCGCTCGCCGTGGGCACCGCGCAGGCCGTGCTCGACTACGTCGGCCCGTACGTCAAGGGACGCGAAGCGTTCGGCGAGCCGATCGCGCACCGCCAGTCGGTCGCCTTCATGGTCGCCAACATCGCGATCGAACTGCAGGCCATGCGCCTGCTGACCTACCGCGCCGCCTCGCGGGCCGCCGCCGGCAAGGACTTCTCCAAGGAGGTCGCGCTCGCGCGGCGCCTCTGCAGCGAGAAGGGCATGCAGATCGGTAACGACGGCGTGCAGTTGCTCGGTGGACACGGATTCGTCAAGGAGCACCCGGTCGAGCGTTGGTACCGCGACCTGCGTGCCATCGGCATCATGGAAGGAACGGTGCTGGTCTGA
- the galK gene encoding galactokinase, which yields MTSSTPTTVTAVAPGRVNLIGEHTDYNHGLCLPYAIPLACTATLTVRDDRGLTIASDKGEPWSGSLDDVEARVVTGWPSYVAGVIWALGQDGWQVPGLDISISSTIPLGGGLSSSAALECAVAVGLAGLLGQDLDRASRLHLAEACRRAETEYVGAPTGGMDQLASLLGAADHAVFIDFADAAPVTDLVRVAFSAADLTIVVTDTGVRHSLADGDGGYAQRREQCEAAAAALGVASLRDAGIDDLGALSDPVLLARARHVVSENARVVETVAALEEDRWADAGTLLTASHTSLRDDFAVSCPELDVSVAAAVDAGALGARMTGGGFGGCTIALVRRDEAPQVTAAIDAAYTARGWSTPRQHELAPSAGADLIPGDSAPE from the coding sequence GTGACCTCCTCGACGCCGACCACCGTGACCGCCGTCGCTCCCGGCCGGGTGAACCTGATCGGCGAGCACACGGACTACAACCACGGCCTCTGCCTTCCCTACGCCATTCCGCTCGCGTGCACCGCGACGTTGACGGTTCGCGACGACCGCGGGCTCACGATCGCCAGCGACAAGGGTGAGCCGTGGTCGGGGTCGCTGGATGATGTGGAGGCGCGCGTCGTGACCGGCTGGCCGTCGTACGTCGCCGGGGTGATCTGGGCGCTGGGCCAGGACGGGTGGCAGGTCCCCGGTCTCGACATCTCGATCTCCTCGACGATCCCGCTCGGGGGCGGGTTGTCCAGTTCCGCCGCCCTGGAGTGCGCGGTCGCCGTCGGGCTGGCCGGCCTCCTCGGACAAGATCTGGACAGGGCGAGCCGGCTGCACCTCGCGGAGGCCTGCCGTCGTGCCGAGACGGAGTACGTCGGCGCACCCACCGGTGGCATGGACCAGCTCGCCAGCCTGCTCGGTGCTGCAGACCACGCGGTCTTCATCGACTTCGCTGACGCCGCGCCGGTCACCGACCTGGTCCGGGTCGCGTTCAGCGCCGCTGACCTGACGATCGTCGTGACCGACACCGGCGTCCGGCATTCCCTTGCCGACGGGGACGGTGGGTACGCCCAGCGGCGGGAGCAGTGCGAGGCGGCCGCAGCCGCACTCGGTGTCGCCTCGCTGCGGGACGCAGGCATCGACGATCTCGGCGCGCTGTCCGATCCGGTCCTGCTGGCGCGCGCCCGGCACGTGGTGAGCGAGAACGCCCGCGTGGTCGAGACGGTCGCCGCGCTGGAGGAGGACCGGTGGGCGGACGCTGGCACCCTGCTGACTGCTTCCCACACGTCGCTGCGCGATGACTTCGCCGTGTCCTGCCCCGAACTCGACGTCTCCGTTGCCGCCGCTGTGGATGCCGGAGCCCTCGGCGCCCGGATGACCGGCGGTGGCTTCGGCGGTTGCACCATCGCTCTGGTCCGCCGTGACGAAGCCCCGCAGGTCACCGCCGCGATCGATGCCGCCTACACAGCCAGGGGTTGGTCAACTCCTCGCCAACACGAGTTGGCGCCTTCAGCCGGTGCCGATCTCATCCCTGGCGACTCGGCTCCGGAATGA
- a CDS encoding amidase family protein, which yields MTMTASQIAASVRGGESSAREHTQAALDRIADLDGPVGAFQVVRRERALDEADAVDRLADRSLLPLAGVPIAIKDNVQVAGEPMRDGSTGSDPAPQDSDHEVVRRLRAAGAVVVGLTRVPELCVFGATDSSFGVTRNPLDLNRTPGGSSGGSAAAVAAGMVPVAHGNDGMGSIRIPAACCGLVGIKPGLGVVPADLGNGSWFDMSENGPLATTVADAALVLSVMADQPDLAEVREPRALRVALSTKVPMPLNPLHKDWRGAALSTTELLRTAGHTVGEADPNYGQALAAREIARWTAGTELDAQWLQDRDQMAKRTRRHAALGRMVLKAGFPKDKGRAAWIARAEQLFADHDVLLTPALARYPKSSAAWSERGWLANSFSDARHAPFAAPWNLAGWPAIVVPAGTGSGSTPLAIQLVARPGGEALLLGLAAQLEATRPWRRHR from the coding sequence ATGACGATGACCGCCAGCCAGATCGCGGCTTCCGTCCGCGGTGGCGAGAGCTCCGCTCGCGAACACACCCAGGCAGCGCTCGACCGCATCGCTGACCTCGATGGTCCCGTTGGCGCCTTCCAGGTCGTACGCCGCGAACGCGCACTCGACGAGGCCGACGCCGTGGACCGCCTGGCCGATCGATCGCTCCTTCCCCTCGCGGGGGTCCCGATCGCGATCAAGGACAACGTCCAGGTCGCTGGAGAACCGATGCGCGACGGCTCGACGGGCAGCGATCCGGCTCCACAGGACTCCGACCACGAAGTCGTCCGTCGCCTGCGTGCGGCGGGTGCCGTGGTGGTGGGCCTGACGCGCGTACCCGAACTCTGCGTCTTCGGCGCCACCGACTCGAGCTTCGGCGTGACCCGCAACCCGTTGGACCTCAACCGCACGCCCGGCGGCTCCTCCGGCGGGTCTGCGGCGGCAGTCGCTGCCGGGATGGTGCCCGTCGCCCACGGCAATGACGGCATGGGGTCGATCCGGATCCCTGCCGCCTGCTGCGGTCTCGTGGGCATCAAACCCGGCCTCGGCGTCGTACCGGCTGATCTCGGCAACGGTTCCTGGTTCGACATGTCGGAGAACGGACCGCTGGCCACCACCGTGGCCGACGCCGCCCTCGTGCTCTCGGTGATGGCCGACCAACCGGACCTCGCAGAGGTGCGGGAACCGCGCGCCCTGCGCGTCGCCCTCTCGACCAAGGTGCCGATGCCGCTCAACCCGCTGCACAAGGACTGGCGTGGAGCCGCACTCTCCACCACCGAACTGTTGCGGACCGCGGGGCACACCGTCGGGGAGGCCGATCCGAACTACGGCCAGGCCCTCGCTGCACGCGAGATTGCGCGCTGGACTGCGGGGACGGAACTCGATGCGCAGTGGCTGCAGGATCGCGACCAGATGGCCAAGCGCACGCGGCGCCATGCCGCCCTGGGGCGGATGGTCCTCAAGGCCGGCTTCCCGAAGGACAAGGGTCGCGCGGCCTGGATCGCTCGCGCGGAGCAGCTCTTTGCTGACCACGACGTCTTGCTGACCCCGGCACTGGCGCGGTATCCGAAGTCGTCCGCCGCCTGGTCCGAGCGGGGGTGGCTCGCCAACTCCTTCTCGGACGCGCGCCACGCACCGTTCGCCGCTCCGTGGAACCTCGCGGGGTGGCCCGCGATCGTCGTACCAGCGGGAACGGGGTCCGGGAGCACGCCGCTTGCGATCCAGCTCGTCGCCCGACCCGGTGGAGAGGCTCTCCTGCTCGGCCTGGCTGCCCAACTCGAGGCAACCCGGCCCTGGCGCAGGCACCGGTAG
- the def gene encoding peptide deformylase, with protein MAWGKGDDSNEEVVETVVAPYGPLPRGGTIRPMTRWGTPVMHRPQQRVTVFDDQLRALAADMVATMYAADGVGLAACQIGEDVAMFVFDCPNDEDERVIGVVCNPTLILPEGNDRYLDDSAEGCLSFPGAFVPCARPDFAAVEGQGLDGEPVRFEGDGLLAKCLQHETDHTLGTVFGDRVSAKAMKKLRKQQEAAADDFPANWPT; from the coding sequence ATGGCGTGGGGCAAGGGCGATGACAGCAACGAAGAAGTGGTCGAGACCGTGGTGGCGCCGTACGGCCCACTGCCCCGGGGTGGCACCATCCGGCCGATGACCAGGTGGGGCACACCGGTCATGCATCGTCCCCAGCAACGCGTCACCGTCTTCGACGACCAACTGAGGGCGCTGGCGGCCGACATGGTTGCGACGATGTACGCCGCCGACGGTGTCGGCCTGGCTGCCTGCCAGATCGGCGAGGACGTGGCGATGTTCGTCTTCGACTGTCCCAACGACGAGGACGAGCGTGTCATCGGCGTGGTGTGCAACCCGACGCTGATCCTGCCTGAGGGCAACGACCGCTACCTCGACGACAGTGCGGAAGGGTGTCTGTCGTTCCCCGGGGCGTTCGTTCCCTGCGCACGACCGGACTTCGCGGCTGTGGAGGGCCAGGGGCTGGACGGTGAACCGGTTCGCTTCGAGGGCGACGGGCTCCTGGCCAAGTGCCTCCAGCACGAGACGGACCACACCCTGGGCACGGTTTTCGGTGACCGGGTCTCGGCGAAGGCGATGAAGAAGCTGCGCAAGCAGCAGGAAGCGGCAGCGGACGACTTTCCGGCCAACTGGCCGACCTGA